The stretch of DNA AACCATGACGTGGTGACGGTACGAAGCGCCTACCAGACCACCATCACCATCAACGGGCAGGAAGTGCCCTTCTGGACAGTGGCGACCAGCGCCGAACAGCTGATTGGCTTTTTCGAACAAAACGAAGCAGACGCGGCAAAAGTCACCGTCAACATCGACAACGTGTACAACAAACTCACCGGCGGACTGATCATCAACCAAAACGGGCCGGTCACCGTCATCGCAGACGGGCAAAGCTCCGAAGCACCAAATGGCAAACTGCCGGCGGCCTCCATTCTTGACTCCAAAGGCATCACGCTGAACAAGGAGGATCGCGTCAGCGTCGAAAAAGACAACGGCGAAACGATCCTGCGCGTCCGCCGCGTGACGCACGGCGAGGAGACACGCACGAAAGCGGTGCCTTTCGGCACGCAAACCATCGTCGATTCCAGCCTACAGCCCGGCGAAGTCGTGGTCCGGCAGGAAGGCGAGGAAGGCGAAATCCAGCAAACATACGACGTCACGTATGTGGATGGCGAGAAGGAAAGCGAGACGCTGACTAACGAAACGACCACGAAAATCGCCCTTGACCGGATCATCGCAGTAGGACCGGCAGCATCTTCCGACGATTCTGGTTCGGGTGGCGGATCCGGCAATTCCGGAGATACTGGCAATGCCGACAATTCCGGGAAAAATGATAATTCCGGAAAGAACGATAATTCGGATAAGAACAACAATTCCGATAATTCCGACAAGAAAAACGATTCGAGCAATAATTCCGATAATACGAACAATTCGGGCGACAACAAGAAAGACGACAGCGAGAAAGACGATTCCGGATCAAAAACGGACCCGGATCCGACGCCAACTCCAGACCCGACCCCCACACCGGATCCGACACCGACGCCCACCCCGACACCGCAACCTTCCGATCCTTCGGCAGGATGCCGCCTCTGCCACCCCTCCCCCGCGCAGGCACAGGCCTACGCAGCCGGAGCCGCGGCGCAATATGGCTGGACCGGGCAAAACTGGACCGATCTGGTAAAACTGTGGACGCGCGAATCAAGCTGGCTGTGGTATGCGGAAAACGCATCCGGAGCTTACGGCATCCCGCAATCGCTTCCAGGCAGCAAAATGGCGGCATTCGGCGCAAACTGGCGTGACGATGCGGCCGTACAGATCGACTGGGGTCTAAGCTACATCGCGCAATGCTACGGCAGCCCATCGAAGGCATGGGAGCATTCCGAGCGAATTGGATGGTATTAAACAACGTCGATCGCAACAATACGCAAACGTAACAACACACACTTTTTCGTACCAGTTGAACGGATAATGAGGTAATGACAGAAAACGCGAACGAAACCAACGAAATCGACGAAACTGTGCAAGGCCGCCTGCTGGGGGCTGCTGACATTCGCCGTATCGCAGCCGAGGCCGGTATCAGCCCGACAAAAAAATTCGGGCAGAATTTCGTAATCGACCCGGGCACGGTTCGTCGTATCGTGCGCGAGGCGGGTGTGACCGCCGACGATCATGTATTGGAAGTCGGACCTGGATTGGGTTCGCTGACATTGGCGATTTTGGAAACCGGCGCCACGATGACCGCCGTGGAGATCGACCCGCCCGTTGCGGAACGACTGCCCGGCACCATCGCCGAATTCATGCCGGACGCGGTGGATCGTTTCCGTGTAGTCAACCGTGACGCACTGACCGTAACGCCGGAAAATCTGCCTGATTTCAATAATGACGATTCGTTCACTCTCGTAGCAAATCTGCCATACAACGTGGCCACGCCGATTCTACTGACGTTGCTGGAACGTTTTGACAATCTCGGAACTTTTCTGGTGATGGTGCAGAAGGAAGTCGCGGACCGACTGAGCGAAAAGCCCGGTTCAAAGATTTACGGCACTCCAAGCGTGAAGCTCGCATGGTACGGCACCGCGGAACGCGTGGGCATTATCGGACGCAATGTGTTCTGGCCGGCGCCGAATGTGGATTCCGCGCTGGTGCTGTTCAAACGATACGAGGGCGGGCACACGCCTTCCGCCAACAATCCCGACGGTTCCGTGGTGGACCGCACAACCGTGTTCCGTCTCATCGACGCCGCATTTGGGCAGCGCCGCAAAACCCTGCATGCCGCGTTGAAGAAAATCGTACCTTCCGAAGCGTTTGAGCGGGCAGACATCGATCCGACGCGACGTGGCGAGACGCTTACCATCGACGAATTCGTGGCATTGGCACGAGCCATGGGCGAGGTGTCGGCGGCATGAGCGGCAACGGCAACGCAATCAATGAAGTCAGTGTGGACTGCCCTGCAAAAACGAATCTGACCTTGCACGTGGGGGCACCACGCAGCGAATGGGGCGGCCGGCACGAGCTGGACACCATTTACTGCGCCGTCGGCGTATACGACACCGTCACCGTCAGCCGTAAAAAGCCCGGAGCCGGTTTCTCCTTGAATCTTGATGGCGCATATCTTGGCGATCTGGCCTCATCCGGCAGTGACATGCGACGCAACCATGCAGTGCTCGCCCTATTCGCCATGGCCGAAGCGAGCGGCCATAAACCGGACGTGGCGTTGAACATCGAAAAACGCATTCCCGTCGGCGCAGGCATGGCGGGTGGTTCCGCCGATGCGGCCGCCACGATTCTGGCGTTGAACACGCTATGGAATCTTGATTGGCCCATAGAACGGTTGCAACAGGTCGCCGCCACATTGGGCGCGGATATGCCGTTCTGCCTGACCGGAGGCTACGCGCGAGGCACAGGCTTCGGCGAGCAGATCGAACAGCTCAGCGAGCACAGCAACGACGTGCGCGAATTGACGAAACAGGGTTGTGCGGGCCGTCTCTTGGTCGGCGCGTATCAGGCGGAACTGCGCACGCCGGAAGTGTATGCCATGTTCGACCAAATCGGCACCGGAGCAGGAGACAACAATCATCTGCAACAAGCGGCGATCTCACTGCACCCACGCAGCGGACAGGCGATCGACGAAGCGTTGCGGGCGGGCGCAAAGCAAGCGTTCGTCTCCGGATCCGGCCCTTCCGTAATCGCATTCGTACCAACCGACGAAGCCGCACGCGCCGTGCAGTCGGCATGGCGGCAAAACCGTTGTGTCGACCGCATCATCGCCTCCAAGGCACCGGCCCATCCGATTGTGCATATCATCGCGTAACAGTAAGGTTGAAGTCAACCGTTTTTTGGAGAAGGACTCGTACATGACTCAGGCTAACGACGAGCGCGCCGCGCGCAAACAGTACATTCGCCGCCGTCAGAAGGTGGCGTTCACCATCACCGGCGCCATTTTGACGGTCGCATTGGTGATTTCCTTGCTGTTCTTCTTCCATGTTGGAGGATTGGGCAAAGTCAATTCGGCTGCAGTACAGCCGAATTACGGCCAGCAGGCTCCTTGCGCCGCCCAGGAACAGGACGGCAGCAAAGGCAAGTACGTGGAGAACCGCAACATCACCGTGCGCGTGCTCAACGGCACTGAATTCTCCGGCTTCGCACAGGCCGTCAGCAGCGCGCTGCAGAATCGCGAGTTCAACACCCAGGCCGCTGGCAACTACACCAGTTCCAAGGTGGAACGCACGATGATCATCTTCGGCAAGAATGCCATTAATCAGGCGTACACGGTGAACAGCAACTTCACCGACGCAAAAATGGTGATGGACGATCGCGAGGATATGCTGATCGACGTTGTGGTCGGCGCGACCTTCGACAATCTACAGAATCAGAAGCAAGTGCCGACCGCCGGCAAGGAGATCGAAAGCTTCGAAGGATGCGTTACCGTCGACAAGATGACTGACGTACAGAAGGCCCCCGAACACGACGCAGTTTGATTTGTAGAGTTTGTGAATTTGCAGACTGACCGCACGACTTCATTTTTCGTTCGAAAATGCAAATCGTGCGGTCAAAATATTGAAATCGTGAGATCAGCAGGCAGATTATTCGGCCTGCTGCTCCTCATACCAGCGATTCAGCTCGGCAACAGCGACATCATGCTCGACCGGGCCGTTATCGAGACGATATTCCAGCATGTGCTTGTACGCCTTGCCAACCAGCGGTCCCGGTTCAATGCCGAGCAGCTGCATGATTTCGTCACCATTCAGATCAGGGCGGATCGCGTCGAAATCCTCCTTCTCCTTCAGATCGCGCACGCGCTGTTCCATCTCGTCCATCGCCGACGAGAACACCATGGCCTTGCGCTTGTTCTGCGTGGTAGCATCGGCACGCGTAAGACGGTTCAGACGCTCGTACAGCGGGCCTGCGTCTTTGACGTAACGACGGACCGCGGAATCCGTCCACGGCTCCTCCACGTAACCATGGAAGCGCAAGTGCAGATTGACCAGCTCGCTGACGTCCTCGACCATGTGATGGTCGAAATGCAATGCCTTAAGGCGCTTGCGGGTCATTTTCGCGCCGACGGCATCATGATGATGGAAACTCACCTTGCCGCCCGCCTCGAAACGACGGGTCTTTGGCTTGCCGATGTCATGCATGAGCGCGGCCAAACGCAACGTCAGATCCGGAGCTGGCACAGGGCCGTCCGGGCCGGTTTCGAGAGCGACAGCACGATCAATGACGATCATGGTGTGCTCGAATACGTCCTTATGACGATGATGTTCGTCAATTTCGAGCTGCAATGCCGGAATTTCCGGGAAGACAATATCCGCAAGACCGGAATCGACCAACGCTTCGATACCTGCACGCGGGCGATCGGACAGCAGCATTTTGACCAGTTCGTCGCGTACGCGCTCGGCGGAAACGATTTCGATGCGATCGACCATGTCAGTCAGCGCTTCGGCGGTTTCAGGTTCGATGCGGAAGCCCAGTTGTGCCACGAAACGCACGGCACGCATCATGCGCAGCGGATCATCGTCGAACGACTGGCGAGGATCGACCGGGGTGCGCAACACGCCCTTGGACAAATCGTTCGCGCCGCCGAACGGGTCGACGAATTCCAGTTCCGGCACACGCAACGCCATGGCGTTCACCGTGAAATCGCGGCGGGAAAGATCACCTTCCAGCGTGTCGCCATAATTGACTTCCGGCTTGCGCGAGTCGGGGTCATACGTGTCGGAACGGTAAGTCGTTACCTCAACCTGCACTTCCGTGCCATCCTCACGACGACGCATCGCGCCCAACGTGCCGAATTTGCGTCCCATATCCCAAAATCCGTCACGCCCGAAACGGCGCAAAATATGTTCAAACTGCTCAGGACGCGCCGATGTGCAAAAATCCAAATCATGCGATTTGCGATGCAACAGCAGGTCCCGGACAGGACCTCCCACCAACGCCAATTCATAGCCTTCTTCGGCGAACATACGCCCTAATTCAATGGCCTCTGGCCACACTTCGAAGTTCACGCCATCCCTTTCCGGCACCACAAGTTTCTGCCCTACCAGCATACCGTTACCCCACCTGCACACAGAATTGAGTATGGTTGGAATCATGATTACGCCCGCAGACCTTGCACGCATGCTTGCCCATGCTGCGGACGACCATACCCAAAATCCGATGGCACCGGACAAACTGCTATACACATCGCAGTCCGTTTCCTTGCGGCAAGAGACCATCATCACGCCTAGCGCACCCACCCCAGCAATGATGCCGCAGCGGCGCGCCACAGACGGTCCGACCACCTTCGCCTCGCTCGACGCGCAGGAACTGCCGGTGGTACGCGAATATTCGGCGGGCGGTCTCGTATTCGACGACAAGGGGCGTGTGGCGATCATCGCACGTCATTCACGCAGCGGGCATTTGGAATGGTGCCTGCCGAAAGGTCATATCGAAAAAGGCGAGACACCGCAGCAAACCGCCGTTCGCGAAGTACATGAGGAAACCGGCATTTTGGGTGAAGTGGTCGATTCCATCGCCACCATCGACTACTGGTTCACGGGAACCAGCCAGCGCGTACACAAGCTGGTGCATCACTTCGCATTGCGCCAGATCGGCGGCGAGCTGACGGTGGAAGGCGACCCGGACCATGAGGCAGAAGACGCGATTTGGGTGGATTTTGCTGATTTGGACGACGTTCTCAGCTACCCGAACGAACGAAAGATAGCATGGTTGTACGCAAGGAAACTCAACAGACAGGCGTGAAGGTGAATCAACCCGCACAACGGAACGTTCCGCACGGCATACGTGCTCTTTCGGCAATCCTCGCCATGGTCATGACCATGGCGTTGATGTTGTTATACGCACCTACGCCACATGCCAAAGCCGAAGAAACACAGGAAACACAATCGGGAGCCATGCTGTCGATCGACTCCTCCACAGCCGTGCTGACAGACACTTCCGGCTATCATCTGAGCGCAACGGTGACCAACACCACAGATCAGGAAATCCCATCGGGCACGCTGACCCTCGCCATGAACGCCTTCTACACGTTCGTGTCGCGCAACGATATCCAGGAATGGTCGGAAGGCACCGGGCAGATCCCAACGCCCGATATCGTGGGCCAGAGCGAGGTTCCCGCGCTTCAACCGGGAGCTTCAGCGAACGTGCGCATCGACGCGGAATCAAGCCAAGAGGCACTGGCATCCATTAACTCCTGGGGTCCCAAGCCCATCACTCTCAGCTATGAGGCCGGCGGAGTCCAGCAAGACAAAGCACACACTTTCGCAACACGGACCGGAGCTGGAATCAATACCCCCGACACGCCCGCGATGAATATCACCATCGTACAGCCGCTCGAAGCGCAAGGATGGACCACCGACAACACCATGCTGGAACAGCTCGTCAACAAAGGTGGTGTCACTTCCGCAGAACTTTCGAAAATCGCCGTTCCCGGCAAAGAAGACGAGGCACGACTCAAGTCGCTGGAACAGACGTTCACCAAGCATGACAAACTGCAGGTGGTGGCCGATCCAACCTATCTGAAGGCGATGCCAATGCCGACGCAAGTCGACGGCATCACGCAACCGGCCCTATTCGACATCACCGCCTATTCCGCGCTGAACGACAGCAAAACCTATGATTCGGCAAGCGTCGGCACCTCGCAATGGAACGCCAAACAGGCCTTGAAAAACTATCAATTGGCGTTGGGCGACCCGAACGCGAGTATGACCACGTATGCATGGCAGGGCACCGGCAATTGGACGATCGAGGCGCTCACGAAAGCCAAGCAGCAGGGGTACGACACCGTCATCGCCACGCATGATTTCGAAGAGAACGATGCGGCCACCGCGGAAACAGGCAAGGCCATAGTTGCCACCGACGCGGGCAACGTCACCGTGCTGACTGCGCAAAGCGTGCTTTCCAACCTTGCACAAGGCAAGGCGACCAGTGCCAACGCTGAAGCGGATGGCGAGGGTACAACGGCCGGGCGTCTCGCACGATTCGTCGCGCAAAGCGCGTTCTACCAAATGGAACAGCCGTATGCGGAACGCAACCTGCTGGTCTGCCTAAGCGACAATTCCGACCCAGCCGTCGTGGACGCGCTGATGACGGACGTCGAACAATCGCCATGGCTGAACATCACCGATCTGAACACATTAAGCAACGCCGACCCCGCCTTGAGCGGCGACGATGCGGCCGCGATCGTGCCGCAATCCGACGGAATCAATGATGCGACGCAAGCCAATCTCAGGCAGACGCTCAACACGCTGGCAGCCTCGACAAACGACATCAAACGATTCAATGCGTCCATCCTCACCGACGTCGCCGACGATGCCAAGCAGGCCCCCACAGGCCTCAAAGCGTGGCGCAGGCAGCTCGTCAACGCGCACGGCATCATGGCCCTGCACGCGCTAGGCGGCGAAAACCCAGCCGGAAGCACCATGGTGGAAGGAGCCGGGCAACTGGCGTCCCTGCTCATCAACGGCGTGGCCATCACACCGACGGAAAACGTCAACGTGGTCAGCGAAACCGCGCAAATGCCCGTTACCATCAGCAACAGCCACCCCTATCCGGTCACGGTAAAAGTCTCATCGTTGACCAACTCCATGCAGATCGTCACTTCGCGTTTCGACACCGTGGAAGTGCCCGCGCACGGCGAAGCCCAAGTGGCGTTCACCATCCGCGTGGCCACCTCTGGCACCGCGGATGCCACGCTCAGCCTGCAGGACAGGCAGGGCATCACATTCGGAGCGACACAAACCACCCACATCACCAGCGCATTGCAGATCAGCGACAAAACCGGCTTCATCATCATCGGCATCGCCGTGCTGCTTGGAGCTTTGGGACTGTGGCGCCAATTCCACCGTAAGAAGGATCCCGACGAATGAGTTCTTCCGTTGGCCGTAATTCACTAATCATGGCCTCCGGCACCGCGGCCTCGCGCGTGACCGGGCAAATCCGTACCATTCTGCTCGCTTGGGCTTTAGGCACCACCGGCTATGCGGCAAACGCCTATCAAGCCGGATCCATGATTCCGCAGGTCATCTACACTCTGGTTTCCGGCGGTATCTTCAACGCCGTGCTCGTACCGCAGATCGTGCGCACGTTGAAGGCGAAAGACGCCGAAACCAAGCTCAACAAGCTCATCACACTCGCCATCACCATGTTGTTGACGGTGGCGATTCTGATGGCGCTGTGCACGCCGTTGCTCACCAGACTGTATGTGAACGGCGGCCCGGAAACCATGGCGTTGGCAACCTCGTTCACCCTGTGGTGCATGCCCCAAATCTTCTTCTACGGCCTGTATACGGTGATCGGCCAGATTCTTGCAGCTAAAGACCATTTCACCGCGTATGCGTGGAGTTCGGTGGGCGCGAACATCATCAGCTGCATCGGTTTCGGCACATTCATCGCATTGTTCGGCCGCGCCACGGAACATCCGCTTGATTTCTGGACCGCCGACAAAATCGCTTTGACGGCCGGAACATGGACGTTAGGCGTGGTATTCCAAGCATTGGTGTTGTTCATTCCGCTGACCAAAATCGGATTGAAATACCGCCCGCAATTCGGACTTCGCGGCATCGGCTTGCGTTCGATGGGTCCGGTCGCGGCTTGGAGCGTCGGCATTGTCGTAATCGACCAGCTCGCCAATATCGTAATCACGCGTACCTCCACTAACGCGCCGATGCTCGCGCAGCAGCAGTTCGGCATCAATCCGCTCGACGTGGCCGGCAATGCTTCATACCAGAACGCGTACACGATTTACATGCTGCCGTATTCGCTGATTGCCGTTTCGCTGGCAACTGCGATTTTCCCGAAAATATCCCGTGCGGTCGCCGACCATAATATCGCCGAAGCGCGCATCGATCTCAGCCAGGCGCTGCGTAATATGGGCGTAATCATGTGCTATTTCTCGGTCGCTTTCGTAGTGATGCCCGTTCCGATCATTCTCGCGTTGCTGCCGTCCGTAAGCGTCAAGGAAGCCATTCTCATGGCGGGACCGCTTATTGCACTTGGCGTGGGACTTCCCTTCGCCAGCGCATATCTGATTATTCAACGCACGTTCTACGCATTCGAAGACGGCAAATCGCCGTTCATTTTCATGCTGTTCGCCATGGGCATTCAAGCGATAGGCGTGATAATCGGCGCGAAACTACTCCCCCCTACTGAGTGGACGACAATGATCGGCACGGTAGGAGCCATAAGCTACATACTGCCGATTCCCATCCTGTATGTCATGCTGCGCAAACGATTCGAAAACAATATCGACGGTCTACGCATCGCCGTCTCGTATATAAAATCGATTGGCGCGGCAGCAACGGCCATGTTCATCGGCGTGACGGCACGCGACAGCATCTACCAGCTTGTCGGCGCCCAGATCGGAGCGGTGGACGGTCATATGAACTGGATTCAGGCAGTGTCGTGTGCCGCACTGCTGGCCATAGTGACCTTCATCGTTTACGTAGGCATGTTGCGGCTGCTGCGTTCCGAGGAATTCGATGAGGCGATCGCACTGATTTACTCACGTATTCCCGGACTTCGCAAGCCGACCAGCCCCAACGATAGACTGGGACAGGGCGACGCCGAAAACGGCGAGTGACCATAGGCAGAACAAACGTTTACAAAAAGTTGAAGGAACCCATGAAACCTCAGCTGGGAGATACCATCAGCAATCGCTACGTGCTCGTTTCGCCATTGCGCGAAGAAACCGGACTGCAGGTCTGGAAGGCCAGCGACCATGTGCTCGCACGGGATTGCCAGCTGTTTATTGTCAGCAGCAGCAAGGCATTGCAGGAAGTCAACGCAACCGCTTCCATGCTGGCTATTTCGCATGATTCCCACTTCACGAAAGTGCTGCAGCTCCAGCATGCCGGCCAGGTCGCGCTGGTGGTGACGCAGCTCGACGAAGGCATGACCCTCAGCGAATATCTTGCGCTGAACGCCAACCAGCCGTTGAGCTATACCGCCATGCGCTCCATCATTGGCGAAGTCATCGAATCATTGCATGCGCTGCAAAAAGACAATCTCACGCATTTCTCCATCAGCACCGACACGGTGCGACTGACCCGTTCCGGCATTCAGATCGCAGACGCTCCGGTGAGCATCATGCTTGCCGACACTTCCCGCGCGCAGTCTTTGGAAAATCGGGAACAGCTTGCGATTCGGCAGATTGCGGCATTGCTGTATGCGATGTTGACCCGACGCCCGTCCACATTGTCGACTGATTTCCGTCTGGAAACGCTCGCACCGACCACGCCGATGGAATTCCGCGTGATCTGCAAGCGCGGTCTCGAACTTGAAGAGGACGACGGCTTCCCTACCGTTCCGATGGCGACCATTGCGGAATTGGAAGCGTTGCTTGGTGAGTACCAGCCGCTGTCGTCGTTGGGAAGCATGGATATCACGTTGCCTTCCATGGATTCGGAATGCTCAATCGCCAATGTTCCGTTGCTGCAGATCCTTGAGAAGGATGTGCTCCCGCTGCCGGATACGTTGGCAGCGGCTGGAAGCATTCCGGAAATGACGTTCACGGCTCCCGAACCGCATAACGATTTTTCCGACGGCAAGGAGGCTTTGGCGAAAAGCGTCGCGGCCACCAGTGGAGCGGTGAAATCGTTGTGGAGCAGCGGCCGTGAGCTGCTGAGCGAAGAAGATATCGATGGCGTGACCGACACCAACGATTCCCCCTTCTCCTTCCCCATCAGGGTTTCCGTACCGGCCGATGGCATGTCATCCGACGATTCCCAGTTGGAAAAAACCGGCCGCATTCCAGTGATCGGCGCGGACGGTCAGGTCATTCAGCCCGGCGAGGAGTCCGCCCGCGCGTTGAAGGCAGAGCAGGAGGCGATCGACGCCGCGTATGCAGCCGGTCGAGCCGCGGTTCCGCCGAGCTTCACGCCGAAGAATCCTTCTTCCGCTTCGGCGAATACTGACGTTGCCGACGCGAAACTGTTTGGCAAGCTGAAAACGAAGGTCGTTGCGATTATCGTTGCGGTCATCGTAGTTGCGGTTGCGCTTGGGTTTGCAGTTCATGGTTTGATGCAGCCTTCAGATTCGGTTACAACTGATTCAAAAGGACCATGGCCGGAAATAAATCTTGACGAAGTGCCGTTCGGCGAGGGAGATCAATCGGATACGAATTCCACGAATTCTTCCAATTCCGATACGTCCGGCAATACCGATTCGTCCAATTCCAAGGATTCTTCCGATGCTTCCGCCAAGGCGCCGGCATCCAGCGGGTCGACGGCGTCCAAGCAACCCAAGAAAACCGAAGACAAGGTTGTGACCGCCGACAAGCA from Bifidobacterium catenulatum PV20-2 encodes:
- a CDS encoding G5 domain-containing protein; translation: MTLRRARVTACVVSLTLASTLAFGVGARKTVALTIDGETTTVTTYAMSVDRLLQERGIKVKTHDLVESTSPTNMLSNHDVVTVRSAYQTTITINGQEVPFWTVATSAEQLIGFFEQNEADAAKVTVNIDNVYNKLTGGLIINQNGPVTVIADGQSSEAPNGKLPAASILDSKGITLNKEDRVSVEKDNGETILRVRRVTHGEETRTKAVPFGTQTIVDSSLQPGEVVVRQEGEEGEIQQTYDVTYVDGEKESETLTNETTTKIALDRIIAVGPAASSDDSGSGGGSGNSGDTGNADNSGKNDNSGKNDNSDKNNNSDNSDKKNDSSNNSDNTNNSGDNKKDDSEKDDSGSKTDPDPTPTPDPTPTPDPTPTPTPTPQPSDPSAGCRLCHPSPAQAQAYAAGAAAQYGWTGQNWTDLVKLWTRESSWLWYAENASGAYGIPQSLPGSKMAAFGANWRDDAAVQIDWGLSYIAQCYGSPSKAWEHSERIGWY
- the rsmA gene encoding 16S rRNA (adenine(1518)-N(6)/adenine(1519)-N(6))-dimethyltransferase RsmA, producing the protein MTENANETNEIDETVQGRLLGAADIRRIAAEAGISPTKKFGQNFVIDPGTVRRIVREAGVTADDHVLEVGPGLGSLTLAILETGATMTAVEIDPPVAERLPGTIAEFMPDAVDRFRVVNRDALTVTPENLPDFNNDDSFTLVANLPYNVATPILLTLLERFDNLGTFLVMVQKEVADRLSEKPGSKIYGTPSVKLAWYGTAERVGIIGRNVFWPAPNVDSALVLFKRYEGGHTPSANNPDGSVVDRTTVFRLIDAAFGQRRKTLHAALKKIVPSEAFERADIDPTRRGETLTIDEFVALARAMGEVSAA
- a CDS encoding 4-(cytidine 5'-diphospho)-2-C-methyl-D-erythritol kinase, translated to MSGNGNAINEVSVDCPAKTNLTLHVGAPRSEWGGRHELDTIYCAVGVYDTVTVSRKKPGAGFSLNLDGAYLGDLASSGSDMRRNHAVLALFAMAEASGHKPDVALNIEKRIPVGAGMAGGSADAAATILALNTLWNLDWPIERLQQVAATLGADMPFCLTGGYARGTGFGEQIEQLSEHSNDVRELTKQGCAGRLLVGAYQAELRTPEVYAMFDQIGTGAGDNNHLQQAAISLHPRSGQAIDEALRAGAKQAFVSGSGPSVIAFVPTDEAARAVQSAWRQNRCVDRIIASKAPAHPIVHIIA
- a CDS encoding LytR C-terminal domain-containing protein, with protein sequence MTQANDERAARKQYIRRRQKVAFTITGAILTVALVISLLFFFHVGGLGKVNSAAVQPNYGQQAPCAAQEQDGSKGKYVENRNITVRVLNGTEFSGFAQAVSSALQNREFNTQAAGNYTSSKVERTMIIFGKNAINQAYTVNSNFTDAKMVMDDREDMLIDVVVGATFDNLQNQKQVPTAGKEIESFEGCVTVDKMTDVQKAPEHDAV
- a CDS encoding CCA tRNA nucleotidyltransferase, giving the protein MNFEVWPEAIELGRMFAEEGYELALVGGPVRDLLLHRKSHDLDFCTSARPEQFEHILRRFGRDGFWDMGRKFGTLGAMRRREDGTEVQVEVTTYRSDTYDPDSRKPEVNYGDTLEGDLSRRDFTVNAMALRVPELEFVDPFGGANDLSKGVLRTPVDPRQSFDDDPLRMMRAVRFVAQLGFRIEPETAEALTDMVDRIEIVSAERVRDELVKMLLSDRPRAGIEALVDSGLADIVFPEIPALQLEIDEHHRHKDVFEHTMIVIDRAVALETGPDGPVPAPDLTLRLAALMHDIGKPKTRRFEAGGKVSFHHHDAVGAKMTRKRLKALHFDHHMVEDVSELVNLHLRFHGYVEEPWTDSAVRRYVKDAGPLYERLNRLTRADATTQNKRKAMVFSSAMDEMEQRVRDLKEKEDFDAIRPDLNGDEIMQLLGIEPGPLVGKAYKHMLEYRLDNGPVEHDVAVAELNRWYEEQQAE
- a CDS encoding NUDIX hydrolase, with protein sequence MVGIMITPADLARMLAHAADDHTQNPMAPDKLLYTSQSVSLRQETIITPSAPTPAMMPQRRATDGPTTFASLDAQELPVVREYSAGGLVFDDKGRVAIIARHSRSGHLEWCLPKGHIEKGETPQQTAVREVHEETGILGEVVDSIATIDYWFTGTSQRVHKLVHHFALRQIGGELTVEGDPDHEAEDAIWVDFADLDDVLSYPNERKIAWLYARKLNRQA
- a CDS encoding DUF6049 family protein, producing the protein MVVRKETQQTGVKVNQPAQRNVPHGIRALSAILAMVMTMALMLLYAPTPHAKAEETQETQSGAMLSIDSSTAVLTDTSGYHLSATVTNTTDQEIPSGTLTLAMNAFYTFVSRNDIQEWSEGTGQIPTPDIVGQSEVPALQPGASANVRIDAESSQEALASINSWGPKPITLSYEAGGVQQDKAHTFATRTGAGINTPDTPAMNITIVQPLEAQGWTTDNTMLEQLVNKGGVTSAELSKIAVPGKEDEARLKSLEQTFTKHDKLQVVADPTYLKAMPMPTQVDGITQPALFDITAYSALNDSKTYDSASVGTSQWNAKQALKNYQLALGDPNASMTTYAWQGTGNWTIEALTKAKQQGYDTVIATHDFEENDAATAETGKAIVATDAGNVTVLTAQSVLSNLAQGKATSANAEADGEGTTAGRLARFVAQSAFYQMEQPYAERNLLVCLSDNSDPAVVDALMTDVEQSPWLNITDLNTLSNADPALSGDDAAAIVPQSDGINDATQANLRQTLNTLAASTNDIKRFNASILTDVADDAKQAPTGLKAWRRQLVNAHGIMALHALGGENPAGSTMVEGAGQLASLLINGVAITPTENVNVVSETAQMPVTISNSHPYPVTVKVSSLTNSMQIVTSRFDTVEVPAHGEAQVAFTIRVATSGTADATLSLQDRQGITFGATQTTHITSALQISDKTGFIIIGIAVLLGALGLWRQFHRKKDPDE
- the murJ gene encoding murein biosynthesis integral membrane protein MurJ, with protein sequence MSSSVGRNSLIMASGTAASRVTGQIRTILLAWALGTTGYAANAYQAGSMIPQVIYTLVSGGIFNAVLVPQIVRTLKAKDAETKLNKLITLAITMLLTVAILMALCTPLLTRLYVNGGPETMALATSFTLWCMPQIFFYGLYTVIGQILAAKDHFTAYAWSSVGANIISCIGFGTFIALFGRATEHPLDFWTADKIALTAGTWTLGVVFQALVLFIPLTKIGLKYRPQFGLRGIGLRSMGPVAAWSVGIVVIDQLANIVITRTSTNAPMLAQQQFGINPLDVAGNASYQNAYTIYMLPYSLIAVSLATAIFPKISRAVADHNIAEARIDLSQALRNMGVIMCYFSVAFVVMPVPIILALLPSVSVKEAILMAGPLIALGVGLPFASAYLIIQRTFYAFEDGKSPFIFMLFAMGIQAIGVIIGAKLLPPTEWTTMIGTVGAISYILPIPILYVMLRKRFENNIDGLRIAVSYIKSIGAAATAMFIGVTARDSIYQLVGAQIGAVDGHMNWIQAVSCAALLAIVTFIVYVGMLRLLRSEEFDEAIALIYSRIPGLRKPTSPNDRLGQGDAENGE